The sequence TGCTTGACTTAACTATTCATAGGAATTGTTCAGGTTTCTTGTGCATCCCTGTTTTACAGGGTTATTCCATTTTTGTCAATGAACAATATGTTTCAACATTTATTAGCAAAAATTTGCCAAACTACAGCATTTTAGTTTCCTTCTATTACGGATTGTTTTCCAGTTTTTTTTATGCAGGGTAAACTCTCTTCACACATAATCCTGAATTTTTGTAAATCTGCCACTTCTATTTCATATGGTTTCAGAAAAAAATGATTATACTTTGTGAAATAACGATTATCTGATAAGTATAAATTATCCGGGTCGGTATCAATTAAAAGATTATCGTCCGATGCTTGTTCAAACACGTCCGTTCCCGGAAATGGTACCAAATTCATAAGAAAAACCCTGTCAACATTTATTTCCTTAATCATATTATATGTATCCATCAATGTTTCCCATGTTTCTTCCGGCATTCCGATTATAAAAAATGCAGCTACATTTAGTTGTTTATACTTTTTGACAAGTTTTGTAATTTCAAATATCTTTTCCTGGGATAGATTTTTTCTCATTATTTTGTTGCGAATATAATCAGAGCCGCTTTCTATTGCTAAATAGGTTCTTACCATTCCTGCAGAAACCATAGCATCTAATACTTCTTCGTCCAAAGTATTTATGTTAAGTCCATTAGGTGTCTCAAATTGAATATCCAGTTTTCTATTTTTAATCTGATTACAAATTTCAAGAGTGCGTGGTTTGTTAAGTGTCATATTATCATCCATAAAAGAGAAATGCCTGTGGTCATATTTATTATAAACATACTCCATTTCATCTACTACATTTTGTGGTGTTCGTGGTCTCCATTTAGGTCCCATTGCGAGATACATAGAACAAAAATTACACCTGTTAGGACAACTCCTGCTGGATATTATCGGGACGGAGGTATTTATAGGAAGATTTTTAGGATTATGCCAGTTTGAAGTATCAACATAATAATCTTCTAAATTTACGAGATTATATGCTGGAAAAGGAATTGTATTTGGATTTTCTATAAAATGTTTTTTTGGATTTATAATAATTTCACTATTCTTCCTATAAGCAAAACCATCTATTTTATCAAAATCTGAACTTTTATTCTTTATTGTATTGACAAATTGTACGATTGATTCCTCTCCTTCGCTAAGAATAATATAATCAATAAAAGGACAATTGGTCAAAATTTCCAATGCATAAATTGTGGGGTGAATCCCGCCAATTATAATGGGAATCTTATCGAAGTTTTTTTTGCTAACTATTGACAGTTTTAGCAATTGTGGAAAATTTCCTGAAAATAAACATCCGAAGCCAATCAATTCCGGTTGAAATGTTGAAACAGTATTAACTAATATTTCTTCGTAATGCTTTTGGGGATTATCCAGGTTTTCATATTTGGGACATCTCAAGTCCAATATTTTTATTTCTTCGTCATTTTCTTGCAACACAGCAGATAGATACAGTAAGGCCGATGGAAGATAAACTTCCTTATTATAATAGTCTGGTGGTGCAGGTGGATTAACAAAAAGTATCTTCATAATTTAAAAAGGACCATAACCATTTTCTTTTATTCTTCGCTGTAATTCTAAATAATTATTGATTATTTGTTCATTAGTAAAAGTATTCCCCCATGATGCTTGTGCTTGATACTCAAAGGTCAGATTAGGAATTTCATCTTTATATCTGCTGAATAAATGCATAGTTTTACCCCAGTCAGTGTTAACCCATTTGAATCCATATTTCTGTGGATTATCATACATATCCGTTCCTGGTCTTACGGATAATAAACAAAGATAAACCCATGCAGGATTAGTTTCTTTAATAAATGTCCATGTTTGTTCAACTATATCATCTGCTTCTCCCGGAAGGCCAATAATCATATAGAGACGAACCTCAATATCATTATTTTGCAATAACTGAATTGCTTTTCTAGTTTGTGCTAATTTAATTTTTTTATTAATAATATCCAATGATTTTTGTGATACACTCTCCGCTCCTAAACAAATTATAACACAGCCAGATTCTCGTAACAATTTTGCAATTTCATCAGTAACAGTTTCAACTCTACATTGTGCTTTCCATACAATACCAGTTCTGCCAATTGCTTCTATATGGGGAATAGCTTTTTTGGGATTTGGTGGGAAACCAATTTCATCAAGCAAAGATATGGCTTTTATATTATAATCCTTCTTTAAGTATTCAATCTCTTCTTCAATTAACTCAGGTTTTCTAAATCTTAATCTTGGTCCATGTCTATATTTTTCAACTGCTGGCATATAACAAAACGCACATTTGTGAGAACAACCACGACTAAAAATTACTGTCGTACTTAGCAAATTTTCATATCCTTTTTTATTTTTCACTGAAATCAATCCCGGATGTGATACAGTTGAATTAGGGAGCCATTTCCTTTTTGGATACGGATAAATATTGATATCTATTGGCATTTCCTGATAATAATTTTTTTTTAAGTTATTGTCTAAAAAGTCATTTACAGATTTAATAATTGATTCTTCCCCGTCTCCAAGTATTAGGGAATCAAATATTTCCAGGCATTCTTCTTGAAATACGGCAGCATGAGGACCGCCAGCAATATGTTTTGCCTTCGGATAGCGTGCTCTTAAATTTTTTACTATAGATATCTGTTCATTGTAATCCAGTGTATAAACGGAATGAAGATAAACATCACATTCAGGAATGTGATAAATTGCAAACTCTTTTTTTATTCCCCGTAAATCCGGTAAACAAAGTTCAAGTTTATTACCAAAATGTTCCTCCAATACAGTCAATATTTGAAAATGTGTATGCGGGTCTCCTCTGAATGGGTCGTGTAAATAATCACTGCTTGGGAAAATGAATCCTATTTTCAACATAATTTTATCTTTGCAAGTGTAAGTGCTGTAATAACCCCCATTGAAATAATCTCCCCTTTTTTTATAGCATTTATTATTTCCTTTTCAGTCATCAAAATAATTTCCATATCTTCCAAGTCATTAGAAACTGGTTTTACAATTTGTTTTGCATTATCAGCAAAGAAGAAAGATACTTTACAACAAACCTGATGAACATGCGTTACAAAACTGCCGAGCGCTCGCCAGTTATTTGATGAATAGCCAGTTTCTTCCAATAGTTCTCGTTTTGCTGTCTGTAATGGTTTTTCATCTTTTTCAATTATCCCGCCTGGTAAAACAATGCTGACTTTTTTGAAACCGTGGAAGTACTGACGAGACATTACCACTTTATTTTCATTTGTGCGTGCCACTGTTACAACAGATTCTGGCAGATAAACTTGGTAATAATCATTTATGATTCTGCCATCAGGCAATTTTATTTTTTGAACAGAAACTGTTAAGCGGTCTTTAACAGAGAAAACATTCTTTTCAGATATAACTTTCCAGCAGAGATTCTTTTTCATATCTTGTAATTATTTTTATACCATTGTATTGTTTTTTTGATTCCTTCATCCAAAGATACTTTTGGAATCCAACCAAGTTTTTCTTTTGCTTTGCTTGTGTTAAGACAAAGTTTTGTTTTAATTGTCGGTTTGGTTAAATCGTATTCTATAGAAACATTCTTGTTGGAATATTTAATAATTTTTTTAACTAGGTTGCTTATTGAAATGGAACTTCCATAGCCAACATTGAAAAGCTCAAATTTATTTTTTTGTTTGTAAATTGCAAGTTTCACAAAATCAACAAGGTCGGAAACGTGCAATAAATCTCTTTCCTCAGTTCCTTCACCCCAGACAACAATTTTTTCATCTTCTTTTGCAGTCATAACTTTTGTTACGGTTGCACCAAAAACATGCGACTTTTCAAGATCGTATTTATCATATGGTCCATAAATGTTGGAATGTCTTATGACGGTAAATTTTGTATCGCTGATCCGTGAATAAAATTCACACATCTTTTCATTGTAGACCTTCATCCACGCACCACCGAAATAACTCGGATAAATTTCCTTATTTGCATCAAAATCTGTTTCTTTTACAGGCACATTGCTTGATTGATACATAACTGTGCAACTGAAAAAAATAAGATGAGATATTTTATGCTCATATGTAGACCGAAAAATCAATGCGTTCATTATAGTATTGTCTGTAACATGATAATACGGCTTGTTGATAATGTCCTTTGCCCCAGAAGTGGTTGCCGCTGCCTGAATTATAATATCCATTCCTTTTATTACTTTTTCAACATCGTTTTTATCAGTGAGGTCTGCTTTAATCATTTTTATTTTCGAATTTTTCAACGGTTCCGATTTCAGATATGTTCCATAAACTTCAAACCCCTCGTTTTCAGCAAGTGCTTCAGCGATGTTCCTGCCTATAAAACCGGTGCTTCCACAGACAAGAATTTTCTTTTTCATTTTTTCCAGGTATCCTTATTTTTTATCCACCAGTCAACAGTTTTTTTAATTCCTTCTTCAGTAGTATATTGTGGTTGCCAGCCAATGATATTTTTTATTTTTGAAATATCAAGTGCCCTAAACTTGATTGTAGTCGGTTTACTTAAATCATAATTTATTTTTGATGGTTTATGGCCTGAATATTTTAATGCCCAATTGACTACATCACCAACGGTTGTTTTTATACCTGAGCCAAGATTGAACACATCAAATTTTATATCTGCCTTCTCTAATAACATCACAATTGCTCTCGCAAAATCTTCTGAATAAATAACATCTCTTATAACATCAGGACTGCCCCAAACCTCAAAAGGGTCAAGTTTATCAACCGCCTTGCGAATAATAGCTGGAATGAAATAAGACCTTTCCGGATTAAAACTTGAATAAGGACCAAAGATATTTGCTGCTCTGACAATCAAAATTTCCATCCCGGTTTTCTCATGCCAGAATTGACATAATTTTTCAATAAATCTTGACAGCCAACCATATCCGAAATAAGCAAGAGATGGTTCTTTATTCAAGTCCAATTCATTTTCTTTTATGTATCCTTCAAACTCCTGATAGACTGCTGAGGTGCAGATGTAAATTACCCGTTTGATATTTTCGTAAAAAAATGCTTCCAACATTTGGGTATTCATAATTATATTGTCATTTAGAAATTCCCACGGTTGGGCAGTCATAACTTTAGAGCCACCCGAATGTGATGCAGCCATAATTGCACAGTCGCAACCTTTTGCTATTTTACGACACTCTTCTTTTTCTCGTAAATCCACCTTAACATATTCAATTCGTTTATCTTTAATAAAGGGTTCTGTTACTCTATATGATGCACGGATTTTTGTAGAAGGATAATTATTAAGTAGGTGTTCTAAAATCGCTGAACCAACTGAACCCGTTGCACCTGCTAAAAATACTAATTTATTATTCAAGTACATATTTCAGCTCTACCAAATTGTTTATTATTTTGTCTGCTTTTTTTAGATATTTTTTATTAAGTGTTGAACAAACTGCAATACAATATATACCTGCTCTTTTTGCTGATTCAATTCCTAATGGAGCATTTTCAACCACCAGACATCGTGATGGTTCAACCTTCAGTTTTTTTACAGCAGTTAAATATGGTATCGGATTGGGTTTGCATTTTTTGATTTTGTCACCAGTTATAACCACATCAAAAAATTTTAGAAACTTTTTTAATGATTTTTTTATTCTTTCAAAAATTCCCCCGGAAACCAAACCCAATAGATAACCATTTTTTTTTAATTTTGGAATCAGATGTTTCACTCCGGGATATAATGAAAATTTGTTATTTTGAATATAAGATTTTTCCTTTAATTTAACTATTTTACTTACCAAGTTTAAATTTTTTGAATTTTGTCGTAAAAAATGTTCTGCAATTTTTTCTACACTCATACCTTCAAGCAAAAAATATTCTGTCTTATCTATTTCTATACCATATTTAGAAAACGCATAATTCCATGCTTTATAGTTGTCTTCCATTGTTTTCCCGATAACACCGTCAAAGTCAAAAAGTACTGCTTTATATTTTTTTTTCATCTACAAAGATAGTTTCCCAGCAGACCATATTTGGAATGAACGTTTTTTTAGTATTTCTGCCTTTGTTTTTTTACCGGAAGCGGTATCAATTACTAAATCCAGTAATTTATCGCTAACTTTATCTGCAGTGGTTTCTTTTTTCAGTAATTGCCCCGCATCAAAATCAATATCATCATTCATTTTTTTGTAAAGTTCAGTCCGGGAAGATATTTTAATTACAGGTGTGATAAGATTTCCTTCGGTTGCGCCAATACCTGTTGAAAAAAGAATAATGTTTGCGCCTGAAGCAACTATTCCTGTCATTGATTCTAAATCATTACCAGGTCCGTTCATAATTGACAGTCCATTTTTTTTTATTCTCTCTGCATAATTAACAAAATCAACTATTTCTGAACTTCCACCCTTTAATATTGCGCCCAAACTTTTTAGTGTTAAATTTACAAGACCGCCTTTTTCATTTCCAGGGACAAAATTTCCTTTCAGCGAAACACCAAGTTTTTCAGCTAAATCTTTATAGTAATTCATTCCTGCAATAAACTTTTTAGCCACTTTTTTTGTTTGCATCCGCTTTATAAGATTTATTTCTGCACCTACCATTTCCGGCATTTCTGACAGGATAGCAGACCCACCGGAGGAAATTATTTTGTCTACAACATTCCCAATTAATGGGTTCGCAGTAATACCTGAAAAAGTATCAGATGCACCGCATTCAGTGCCAACCACAAGATTGTTTATAAAAACTTTCTGCCTTGTAATGTTGTTAACTCTTTTTAATTTTTTAAGTATTATATTTTTACCTGCAATAATACTTTTAGTTGTTCCACCTAAATCCTGTATAGATAAAAAATCTATTGGTTTTTTGTATATCTGCAAATTACCCAAGTATTTAGAAATCAATTGTTTATTTGTTTTTTCACAGCCGAGGTCAATAATTAAAATACCGCCTACATTGGGATGTGCAATCGTATTTCTTAAAGTTAAAAGTAATCTATCAATGATTTCGCCATCGTTACAACCGCAACCTTCTGTGTGTACAGCTGCAACAATACCATCTATATTTTTATATTTTTTTTTCAAGAATTCATTAGTATCCAGTGAAACAGCAATTTTTGATGCAACATCACTTGCACATAATGATGTTGGAACTACAAGATAAAAATTCCGAGTTCCTATTTGTCCGTCAAACCGTTTGTAGCCCAAAAATGTTTTGTCAATATGTTCGCATTTTCTTTTGTTGATGTTAATTCGTGGTTTATTAAAAATCTTTTTAACTGCTGTTTCATAGTTAAATATATAATTGCGCACATTATGTTTGCTGATTATTTCGCCCTTTTTTATTCCTGTTGATAGTCCGAATGAATAACCATACTGTTTTACCGTTTTACCTTTTGGAATATCGGCTAAAGCGAACCGATGTCCTTGAGAAATAAAATCAAGAATTTTTAATTTTTTGCCTATTACTATTCCTTTTTTTATATCTTTTTTTGCAATTGCAGTGTTGTCTTTTTCTGACATAATGATTGCGACATCAGAAATTTTGGTCATTTGTCATTTGTTATTGTTTTTAGCAAAACAGTTTTTTCAACAATGTGTAGCCCTTTAATTGTTGATAACACATCTATTTTTTGAGTGTCGCCAGTGTCTAGTAATATATTGTTCTCATTATCAAGCAATTTTCCTCTACAAACTGTATAAAGTCCATTTTCTTTCAAGTCAAAATGTTGAAGAAATTCATTGTTATTTGTAAAAACTTCAAATGTAACAATAAATCTATCAGTATTATGGAAATATTTTTTGTATAAATTGGGTTCTTCAAAATAAAAATAATCATAGTTTTCAAGATTTTGTGTTTGCATTTCTGTTATACCTTCATAGCCATAGGTAACCCTGCCGTA comes from Elusimicrobiota bacterium and encodes:
- a CDS encoding radical SAM protein — its product is MKILFVNPPAPPDYYNKEVYLPSALLYLSAVLQENDEEIKILDLRCPKYENLDNPQKHYEEILVNTVSTFQPELIGFGCLFSGNFPQLLKLSIVSKKNFDKIPIIIGGIHPTIYALEILTNCPFIDYIILSEGEESIVQFVNTIKNKSSDFDKIDGFAYRKNSEIIINPKKHFIENPNTIPFPAYNLVNLEDYYVDTSNWHNPKNLPINTSVPIISSRSCPNRCNFCSMYLAMGPKWRPRTPQNVVDEMEYVYNKYDHRHFSFMDDNMTLNKPRTLEICNQIKNRKLDIQFETPNGLNINTLDEEVLDAMVSAGMVRTYLAIESGSDYIRNKIMRKNLSQEKIFEITKLVKKYKQLNVAAFFIIGMPEETWETLMDTYNMIKEINVDRVFLMNLVPFPGTDVFEQASDDNLLIDTDPDNLYLSDNRYFTKYNHFFLKPYEIEVADLQKFRIMCEESLPCIKKTGKQSVIEGN
- a CDS encoding radical SAM protein, whose translation is MEEHFGNKLELCLPDLRGIKKEFAIYHIPECDVYLHSVYTLDYNEQISIVKNLRARYPKAKHIAGGPHAAVFQEECLEIFDSLILGDGEESIIKSVNDFLDNNLKKNYYQEMPIDINIYPYPKRKWLPNSTVSHPGLISVKNKKGYENLLSTTVIFSRGCSHKCAFCYMPAVEKYRHGPRLRFRKPELIEEEIEYLKKDYNIKAISLLDEIGFPPNPKKAIPHIEAIGRTGIVWKAQCRVETVTDEIAKLLRESGCVIICLGAESVSQKSLDIINKKIKLAQTRKAIQLLQNNDIEVRLYMIIGLPGEADDIVEQTWTFIKETNPAWVYLCLLSVRPGTDMYDNPQKYGFKWVNTDWGKTMHLFSRYKDEIPNLTFEYQAQASWGNTFTNEQIINNYLELQRRIKENGYGPF
- a CDS encoding NUDIX hydrolase, encoding MKKNLCWKVISEKNVFSVKDRLTVSVQKIKLPDGRIINDYYQVYLPESVVTVARTNENKVVMSRQYFHGFKKVSIVLPGGIIEKDEKPLQTAKRELLEETGYSSNNWRALGSFVTHVHQVCCKVSFFFADNAKQIVKPVSNDLEDMEIILMTEKEIINAIKKGEIISMGVITALTLAKIKLC
- a CDS encoding NAD-dependent epimerase/dehydratase family protein, with translation MKKKILVCGSTGFIGRNIAEALAENEGFEVYGTYLKSEPLKNSKIKMIKADLTDKNDVEKVIKGMDIIIQAAATTSGAKDIINKPYYHVTDNTIMNALIFRSTYEHKISHLIFFSCTVMYQSSNVPVKETDFDANKEIYPSYFGGAWMKVYNEKMCEFYSRISDTKFTVIRHSNIYGPYDKYDLEKSHVFGATVTKVMTAKEDEKIVVWGEGTEERDLLHVSDLVDFVKLAIYKQKNKFELFNVGYGSSISISNLVKKIIKYSNKNVSIEYDLTKPTIKTKLCLNTSKAKEKLGWIPKVSLDEGIKKTIQWYKNNYKI
- a CDS encoding NAD(P)-dependent oxidoreductase, producing MYLNNKLVFLAGATGSVGSAILEHLLNNYPSTKIRASYRVTEPFIKDKRIEYVKVDLREKEECRKIAKGCDCAIMAASHSGGSKVMTAQPWEFLNDNIIMNTQMLEAFFYENIKRVIYICTSAVYQEFEGYIKENELDLNKEPSLAYFGYGWLSRFIEKLCQFWHEKTGMEILIVRAANIFGPYSSFNPERSYFIPAIIRKAVDKLDPFEVWGSPDVIRDVIYSEDFARAIVMLLEKADIKFDVFNLGSGIKTTVGDVVNWALKYSGHKPSKINYDLSKPTTIKFRALDISKIKNIIGWQPQYTTEEGIKKTVDWWIKNKDTWKK
- a CDS encoding HAD family phosphatase; this translates as MKKKYKAVLFDFDGVIGKTMEDNYKAWNYAFSKYGIEIDKTEYFLLEGMSVEKIAEHFLRQNSKNLNLVSKIVKLKEKSYIQNNKFSLYPGVKHLIPKLKKNGYLLGLVSGGIFERIKKSLKKFLKFFDVVITGDKIKKCKPNPIPYLTAVKKLKVEPSRCLVVENAPLGIESAKRAGIYCIAVCSTLNKKYLKKADKIINNLVELKYVLE
- a CDS encoding UxaA family hydrolase, which encodes MTKISDVAIIMSEKDNTAIAKKDIKKGIVIGKKLKILDFISQGHRFALADIPKGKTVKQYGYSFGLSTGIKKGEIISKHNVRNYIFNYETAVKKIFNKPRININKRKCEHIDKTFLGYKRFDGQIGTRNFYLVVPTSLCASDVASKIAVSLDTNEFLKKKYKNIDGIVAAVHTEGCGCNDGEIIDRLLLTLRNTIAHPNVGGILIIDLGCEKTNKQLISKYLGNLQIYKKPIDFLSIQDLGGTTKSIIAGKNIILKKLKRVNNITRQKVFINNLVVGTECGASDTFSGITANPLIGNVVDKIISSGGSAILSEMPEMVGAEINLIKRMQTKKVAKKFIAGMNYYKDLAEKLGVSLKGNFVPGNEKGGLVNLTLKSLGAILKGGSSEIVDFVNYAERIKKNGLSIMNGPGNDLESMTGIVASGANIILFSTGIGATEGNLITPVIKISSRTELYKKMNDDIDFDAGQLLKKETTADKVSDKLLDLVIDTASGKKTKAEILKKRSFQIWSAGKLSL